The DNA sequence atcgaacaaattgattttgtttttgtgtgtgccaattttgagtttttataaGATTAGACCTAActtgataaattatttggttGTCTTATGGGCTTGGGATAAgtcttattttgatttgggTTGAATTATGCTTTTGTTAGTCTACGATAGTCAATAGGAAATAAACTCAAAAAGATGATGCATAATTCAAACAATAAAACGTTTGGAGGATTCGGGTCATCGCAATAACATGACAAATATTGCCAAAACAAATATCTCATCTGCTATTAAAACAAACCCCAAACCCTATTCAAAAGATGCCACAAAATGAATCttcttttgaattaaaaatatctattaatatattttagtCTGATGAGTGGGCTTGATTTTTGAATCGGGCTGAGCCATGTCTTTAAGGTTTCACAAGATTTAGGCAGGCctgatttaataaattgatagaTGATGTGGTGGTCCCATGGGTTTTCGGATAAGTATTTTGGATTGAGTTTGATGGTTGAAAGGTGTTGACCAACTTATTTAAATGTAGTGTATcttgtttttatgtttatgtaaTGGAAAATGACAGACTAATTCAGTGGTTATagacaaaattttattgattactTAGGCGTTTATATGTgcaaaaatcaacatttaataTTGTCGAAGGTTGAAATTTTGCAAGGTCTTGTGAATAGGATAAAATGGTAGTACCTTATAAGTGGACGAatgattattaaattaaagctGTATCATCAAATTAATCATGACTTTATATAcactcaaaatatattatcctTAAGTTGAAGCATgccatttctctttcttcatcATACATAtgaatgtaaaattaaaattataagattaatgaaaaaaatcttAAGATAAATAAGACAATTGGCCCATCAAACATACATAAAGCCCACCAAACACGGCCTAGTTCGATCCACTTCCATGGGCCAAGAAAGGGCCCACTTTACGGGAGAGTATATTACTGGGCTGGGcccaaataatttaattaaagacaATTGGCCCATTTTTTAACACAAtcaatttgtgaaattttttgcGTATCTGCAAATTAGATTGCTACAATTTACAAATAGGAAGAGCGgatcaaattaaaacttaattattcttatatcaaaattaatgacAACTAGAATTATTAGATTAGGGTGATCAACTGCTTAGATTATACCACGTAGCAGATTTAaaagatttattttatgtgagaagggaaattaaatatactttataATTGACATTccttaaaatatttcataatttatttagtaatttGCCAACGTCAGAAATTATAACGGCCATGTCACCAATGCTTTCACCCAAAATTCAACCATGTGATATGATTGgccaaaattaaaacatcctaatatttcatttttaaatcttataaaagttatccaaattaaattaaagtatgtgatttatattgatttatcCCTAATATATGAGAAAAGCAAAGCGTGTAAGATGGGTAGAAAAAAGGTTATCGGCGCGTTGGCCTAccattgtaatttttttatttttaaagaatcaATCAAACCAGTAGTCTCTCAATCAAATTGTGATATGcttttaacattttcttcatatatatacttcttgttttttgaataatttctTGAGGAAAGTCTTTTCCTAATTCCTAGAATACAAAATTCGATATTCGACTcacaaataatttcattttttaaattatacacGAAATATGTGATTTACAAGTTGgtaaaatttaatatgaaatgcTACTCATAAAAAGTTTATAAgctttgtaaaaaaatatattcagaTCCTTCCAATACGCCCGACTTTcgttatttccatttttttttattttaatgcttTTGGAGCAACCCCTACCAATGTGTTATGAATTACTATATACTTTCCTCTCCATGAATGTTTTTCTATgtcataaaaaaatcataccaAGTGAATGGacaaatttatttctattattcttaattaatataaagaatatgaaaaatttaatGAGTAGTAATATGGAATATgtataaagaataaatttgataaGACATTATAATAGGCATATCATTTCCATCTCATCTAATTTTCTCCATAAATCTATAATATAGTTtgtattattcttattatttattttcataagtggttagaatttgaaaagatttagtaatttgtttatgtttgatttatttctagaaggtattttttaataatttctttaacACGCACTTAAACATAATTTTTACAGAGAAAGCATAGATTGGCTTTTGAAAAGCAAGAGAGCAACGAAGAAGACTGTCACGTCCATAAACCAATaattgtagtatttttttgaaatatttatatccTCTTAATGCTTGCATGTGGTAGTATAAATCAAGTGTATAAACTCAATTGTCTCAACCATAATACATATCCTCTTCTTTAATTTGCGATGCCAGTTTCTTTGCTTCTCCgcctccttttcttcttcttcttcttcttcttcttctttgtaaTATTTGTCGACGGCCAGTGCCTCAATGATCAAAAAAAGCTGTTACTTGAGCTCAGGAGcgaattcaaattcaattcctcCATTTCACAGAGTTTGGTGAACTGGAATGAGACAGGTGATTGTTGCCAATGGAAGCTCGTGGAATGCGATGACTCGGGTCACGTTATCAGTTTGGACCTCAGCAGCGAGGGCGTCTCTGGCAGAATAGGTGAGTCATCAGCCCTTTTCCGGTTGACATACTTGTCGAGGCTTGACCTCTCAGACAATGACTTCACCACAAGTGAGATTCCTAACCAATTCCATCGTCTCACGAATTTGGCACACCTTTCTATGACAAATTCTGGTGTCATGGGACCATTTCCATCCACGCTTGCTAACTTGGCAAACCTAGTTGAACTATACTTAACAAGTAACTTCCTAACTGGTTCAATTCCTACATTTCATAACTGCAAGAATATTGAATGGATATACCTTGGTGATAATAATCTTTCGGGCTCACTTTCTCACTTGCATTTTCAAGGTCTTACAAACCTTTTTGGTTTAGATTTAAGCCAGAATTTATTGAATGGCACCATTCCTCACCATCTTTTCGCCCTACCTTTTATTGGTGTTCTTTATCTATCCAACAACCAATTCAGTGGACAAATCAGAgaaatttccattttagacCACTCTAACCTTTCTAAGCTAGATTTGAGTGGTAATAGGATTGGAGGCCCTATTCCTAACTTCTTCTTCCAGCTTCCAAACATGTTCATTCTCTGGCTTTCTGACAATTTGTTTAATGGCACTTTTAAACTCAATAAGATTCAAAGTCTGACAAGTCTTTCACAACTTAGTCTTTCTAATAACAACCTGTCAGTTGACACAACCAACATGAGTTCAAGTTCCCATGGATATCCCAATTTAATTCAGGTTCATCTATCATCTTGCAATTTGGACGATTTCCCAGATTTTAGAAATGCGTCCAATTTGTTAAGATTGGACCTCAAAAACAATCATTTGCAAGGGGATATTCCTACTTGGATTTGGGAAACCGAAAAGAGCTATTTGGACCTTTCTTCAAATCTTCTAACAGGTTTGAATAAGGCTCCCATCCCTCCAAATTTTACTTATACAGTTGTCTTGCTCGCAAACAATCGACTAACTGGAATGATTCCATCCTCCTTCTGCAATGCATCTTTACTTCATGTTCTCGACTTGTCATTCAATAACTTGAGTGGTAGCATACCTCCTTgcataattaaagaaaatctTGCGAGTACAGTGCTCAATCTTAGGGGAAACAAAATCAGTGGTGTTATCCCTGATCAATTTCCTAGTGAGTGTGGCCTACAAACCTTTGATGTTAGTTACAACAACGTAGGCGGGAGGGTTCCTAAGTCTCTGTCAAATTGTAAGTATCTAGAGGTGATGAATGTAGGAAACAATAACCTCAAGGATAATTTCCCTTGTATGTTGTCGTTGAGCTTGCGCATCCTTGTCTTGCGCTCCAACAGATTCCATGGAGATTTGGGATGTCGAAAGAGTTGgccaaatcttcaaattctgGATATATCTTCAAATGATTTCAGTGGTTATGTGAATTTGCTAAACATCTCAAGTTTGAGAGGAATGGTGCTTGAGAGTCCTACACATGGCAGGCTCAACCGCTCGAACTCTAACTTTTTAGTTGCCGATAATTTCTACCGCAATGAGGTGACAATAACCGTCAAAGGAATTGAAGTGAAGCTTGTGAAGATTTGACCTGACTTTACATCCATTGATTTCTCTTCCAATCATTTTGAAGGAGAAATACCAGATGCAATTGGTAATCTCAGGTCACTCTATCTTCTCAACTTATCACACAACTCTCTCCCTGATACAATCCCAAGATCATTGGGTGCCTTGAAAGAGCTTGGATCGCTCGACCTCTCTTCAAACAAGCTCACCGGGAGAATACCTGATGAGCTCACAAAACTCGATTTCCTTTCATTCTTGAATCTGTCTTACAATTATCTCACCGGACCCATCCCAACTGGCCGCCAGTTTCAAATGTTTACGGCAGATTCATATGTAGGAAACTCGGGGTTATCTGGTTTCCCACTCAACGGGAGTTTCAACAACCCTCATCCACCAGCTGATCCATCGCCATCAGACGATTCAGAATCAAAAGATGAGGAGATTGAGTGGGAATATGTGTTTGCTGCGTCTGGTTATGTTGTGGGAATAGGAAGCGTTGCGTGGACACTGTTTTGCTGCAGAAGCTTGAGAGAAAGATACTTTGAGAAGATAGAGGAGATTGCTGACAAGATATTCTTTGAGAGAGGAAGGAGAACAAGACATGAAAGAAGagtgagaagaagaagagaagagaagaagagaagaacaaGATACTTTGAGAAGATAGAGGAGATTGCTGACAAGATATTCTTTGAGAGAGGAAGGAGAACAAGACATGAAAGAAGagtgagaagaagaagagaagagaagagaggagGAATGGGCTTAGGAGACATCAACTGTGAGGTTGATTGTGTAATTTTGCTTGTGCTTAGTTAGCATAATGTGTGTGAACTTTGGTTTTAGCAATGTGTGTTTCTATTTGTGTGCTCAAAATTCCATCGTTTGATTgtgttttgaaatatattttatttaaaatatagatcAATCAAATTGTTGGTGTATGTGTGAATTTGGAGATTTTATAAGACTAGATATGCTTCTTTGCAATGCACaataatagttataattaaataaaaatataaagcaTAATCAATGCTAAGAATTCAgataaatcacaaaaaatggATGGCTATTATTATGTTTCACGAATATAAGTATAATTGCACGTGCATATGCGTATAGGgtaaaaattactttattcttcaatttttttttcattgtggggctaggattaagaaggaaaaaggacaaaagatatgaaaaggatttgaatacatccctatatatatatatataggggcatgttagggtgccaccaccccttaaaataacaccataccaccatttctagccaatcatttgtacacgtggacgaaagACGGGCAGCAATATGCTGGTCTTTGTCCAGCAATTTCTTgaacagcaatatccgacCACTATATAGCAATCTATAAATTGtcgtgtagtgtttgtaatattgttgtgtagcgtttataatattgttgtataagtgtTGTCACGTtatcattttaagaggggttgtcattttaatatatatatatatatatatatatatatatatatatatatatatagggatgtattcaaatacttttcatatcttttgtcctttttccttcttaatcctagccccacgattttgtcatctgacgaatagattaatgccacgtttcatttaataatgcacattttcattctaataataatgccacgtgtcatttaataatgcacattttcattctaataatgcacatcggctaataatgcaacattatagattaataatgcattgatcacaaccatccaattcaagggTCCAAGGATgtgattaagaaggaaataggacacttagtgcaaaggagcctaacgcactcatatatatatatatatatatatattaagcATGATAAGATGCCACcatcccttaaaataacaccataccatcaTTTTTAGCCAATcgtttgtacacgtggacgaataataagtcTGTCACgcggcaaaaaaaaaaaaaaaaaaccccaaaaaagaCGGGCAGCAATGTACTGGTCttgcaatttttcttgaacagcaatatccaacacgttagacagcaatctataaattgctgtctaacgtgttggatattgctgtgtagcgtttataatattgctgtataagtggagtcacggtgtcattttaagaggagttgtcatttatatatatatatatagggatgtattcaggtcagaacgctaagtataagtaaaactcaaaacacttgcagtccattggatcatatgatctaatggttagattaatgccacgtgtcatctaataatgtagaattttagactaataatgtagctcggataataatgtagcattttagtttaataatgtNNNNNNNNNNNNNNNNNNNNNNNNNNNNNNNNNNNNNNNNNNNNNNNNNNNNNNNNNNNNNNNNNNNNNNNNNNNNNNNNNNNNNNNNNNNNNNNNNNNNCatgcatgttttatttttttgtatgttaaTGCTTTAGGATATTCCCACTTATATAGAAACTAGCGTGGCTCTTCGCAAAAGATGCACCTTTTCATATAGCATAGAACTATAAGAGGCGTGTCTTTTAATTAAGGTAGTTAATATAACTACCTATTAACTACCTTTTCCTTATAATCATACGGCAATTATactaaatatatgtattagtGTATTTTACACTCAGCacattcaaatatatatgcgcacatacatatatacatatataataatcttttcatgtatatatacatacaagCATGCATCctttcacatatatatatatatatatatatattcattatatttaGAGGTAAGAGAAGAGGGTTATCAATACACCCGATTCTAATTCTTTAATCGAAACCGATCCATTACGGAATCGTCTTTAATATTAGAATCCTtatcatttaatataaacttGATCCTTATAATTAAACCAATAGACACTTAGGTcatataagaatataaatattcttacaCCTCCGGCATCGTATCGGAGATCGAGCTCAACGGCAACGACTGCTCCAAATCGAAATCAGATGCTCTCGATTCCTTCACGCGCTTCGACCTCCTCCAGATTTTCGACGACTCCGTCTCGCTCTCGCCGTCCAGCACCACGAAATCGCCACGATCCGCCGCGATTGCAGCGTTTTTACGCTTACCTCTCAGCACGTAGCTCGACATTAGCCCTTTCTCGCTCTCCTCTTCCTCCGATGAGGAAAACGAAGACGGAGCCGACGGAGACGACGAAGATTGGAAATCATGCTCGATTTCTCCACTACCTGCTCCAAATCCTTCCCCTCTGCGTAAAACTTCATCATGTGAGATCTCATGTGTCCGCCTAGAGCTCTCCCGTTCGCGAAGCTTCTGTAACAGAGCTTTCATCTGTGCTTCTTATCCATCACAGAAGAATTCCATCGGAATTCTTCTGTCACGCAGTGAgcgtgtttgtgtgtgttaaTGGAGTTGGGATAGTTTTGCTTTTGCTCTGTGAAATTTCAAGTACAGAGAGTGTGGAAGCTAAAAAGAGTAGGTGACAAGCATTCTTCCACCCAGGGAAATCTCCGGCGTTATCCCGACGGCG is a window from the Salvia hispanica cultivar TCC Black 2014 chromosome 1, UniMelb_Shisp_WGS_1.0, whole genome shotgun sequence genome containing:
- the LOC125190340 gene encoding receptor-like protein 35; the encoded protein is MPVSLLLRLLFFFFFFFFFFVIFVDGQCLNDQKKLLLELRSEFKFNSSISQSLVNWNETGDCCQWKLVECDDSGHVISLDLSSEGVSGRIGESSALFRLTYLSRLDLSDNDFTTSEIPNQFHRLTNLAHLSMTNSGVMGPFPSTLANLANLVELYLTSNFLTGSIPTFHNCKNIEWIYLGDNNLSGSLSHLHFQGLTNLFGLDLSQNLLNGTIPHHLFALPFIGVLYLSNNQFSGQIREISILDHSNLSKLDLSGNRIGGPIPNFFFQLPNMFILWLSDNLFNGTFKLNKIQSLTSLSQLSLSNNNLSVDTTNMSSSSHGYPNLIQVHLSSCNLDDFPDFRNASNLLRLDLKNNHLQGDIPTWIWETEKSYLDLSSNLLTGLNKAPIPPNFTYTVVLLANNRLTGMIPSSFCNASLLHVLDLSFNNLSGSIPPCIIKENLASTVLNLRGNKISGVIPDQFPSECGLQTFDVSYNNVGGRVPKSLSNCKYLEVMNVGNNNLKDNFPCMLSLSLRILVLRSNRFHGDLGCRKSWPNLQILDISSNDFSGYVNLLNISSLRGMVLESPTHGEIPDAIGNLRSLYLLNLSHNSLPDTIPRSLGALKELGSLDLSSNKLTGRIPDELTKLDFLSFLNLSYNYLTGPIPTGRQFQMFTADSYVGNSGLSGFPLNGSFNNPHPPADPSPSDDSESKDEEIEWEYVFAASGYVVGIGSVAWTLFCCRSLRERYFEKIEEIADKIFFERGRRTRHERRVRRRREEKKRRTRYFEKIEEIADKIFFERGRRTRHERRVRRRREEKRGGMGLGDINCEVDCVILLVLS